Sequence from the Seonamhaeicola sp. ML3 genome:
TGGCCAAAACAAAGCCGATGTAGATAAGCTAGTATCTCAATTTGAGGATTTTTTCCACGGTGAAATTTTAAATCAGAAGAAATACCTGAGAGACCTAAGTAAGGGAAATCAGAAAAAGGCAGGTATCGTAGCCGCTTTAATAGGAAATCCTGAAGTTATTATTTTAGACGAACCTTTTGCTAATCTAGATCCAACCACCCAAATAAGGTTAAAAGGCATTATAAAGGATTTGGCCGAAACCAAAGGTGTAACGGTGCTAATTTCCAGCCATGATTTAATGCACGTAACAGATGTTTGCGAGCGTATTGTGGTTCTTGAAAAAGGGGAGGTTGTAAAGGATTTGGTAACTAGTAAGGCTACATTAAAAGAGCTAGAGGCTCATTTTGCCGGATAGATCTTATTAGGTTTATTAGAAAAGATGTTTATTTTTACGGTTGTATATAATATTAGCTGAATGTAATCAGTTATGTATTAGACTAAAAACACCAACAGTGCGCACATCTTTTAGAGTTATTCTTGTTGTTCTTTTCTCGACCTTTTTAATTGTTAGTTGTTCAAGAAAAAAAGACAATTTTGTAAGTAGAAATTTTCATGCTGTAACAGCAGAGTTTAACCCACTTTACAATGGTTATAATGCACTAGAGCAAGGCAGGGAAAATCTTAACCAGAGTTATTTCGACGATTACTGGAATGTGTTGCCCATAGAGCGTATGCAGATTTCAGATGAAATTGTGCTGCCAGGACAATCGAAAAACGAAAACTTTACACGTGCCGAGGAAAAGGCCGTAAAAGCTATTCAAAAGCACAGCATGAACATTAAGGGGAAAGAAAAGAACCCTCAAATGGACGAGGCTTATTTACTTCTAGGAAAGGCCAGATATTTTGACCAACGTTTTATTCCTGCATTAGAAGCTTTCAACTACATTCTTTATAAATATCCAGCAAGCGATAAAATCAATCAAGCTAAGATATGGAAAGAGAAAACCAATATCCGTTTAGATAATAACGAGTTGGCTATTAAGAACCTAAAACGTTTGCTGTTTAGAGAGAACTTGGTAAATCAAGATTTGGCAGATGCCTCTTCAATGTTGGCACAGGCGTACATTAACACAAAATCTATAGATAGTGCCATTACGCAGTTAAAGATTGCAGAAACCGCTACCAGAAGTAATGACGAGCGAGGGCGTTATGGGTTTATTCTGGGGCAATTATATAATGAATTAGGGTTTAAAGACAGCGCTAATATGGCTTTCGATAGGGTTATTGATCTTAACAGGAAAACGCCAAGAATTTATATGATTACCGCGCATCTCGAAAAAGTGAAGAACTTCGATTATGATAATGGTGATAAGTGGGCGGTTTTAGAATTACTTTCAGATTTAGAGAAAAACAGAGAAAACAGACCGTTTTTAGACAAGATTTATCATGAAATAGGAGGGTTTCATTTAAAGAATAAATCAGATTCCCTAGCGACCCTGTATTTTAATAAGTCTCTACGAGAAAAGTCTTTAGACAAAACCCTTAATGCTAGAAATTACGAAATTCTGGGCGATATGAATTTCGATAAATCTGTTTATCGTGAAGCTGGTTTATATTACGATAGTACCATGACCAGTTTAGTACTGAACTCTAAACCGTATCGTATTATTAAGCGGAAAAGAGACAATCTAGAGGATGTTATTTACTATGAAGGCGTTGCTCAAGTAAATGACAGTATTTTGCATTTGGTGAATATGCCAGATGAACAGAGAATCACCCATTTTGAAGCATTTATAGAAAAACTAAAAGCAAAAGCAGAGGTCGAAAAGAAAGAACAGAAGCGTCAGGAAGCCCTAAAGCGCAATAGCGGTTTAGTAACCGTAAATAATAACCTATGGAGACCAAATACCCCGGGAGGACTACCCGGTCAGGCAGCTGTGTTTTATTTTTATAATCCAACAACAGTTGCCTTTGGTAAAAATGAATTTGTGAAAATATGGGGCGATAGACCTTTGGAAGAGAATTGGCGATGGTCTAGTAGAAGTGCTTCCTCAGGAACAAATATTAGTGCGGGTTCTGATGTTTTAGCAACAGCTACAGATGATGAATTGTACGACCCTCAATTTTACATATCCAAGATTCCTTCAGAAGAAAAGGAAATCGATAGTATTTCTAAAGAAAGAAACTACGCCTATTATCAACTCGGGCTTATTTATAAGGAGAAATTCAAGGAGTTTGTCTTGGCTAAGGATAAGTTTCAGGATTTATTAAAAAGTAATCCTGAAGAGCGACTGGTATTGCCAACAAAATACAACCTTTATAAAATCTATGAGGCATTGGGGCAAAATGGTGAAGCTGCAATTGCCAAAGAAGGAATTATTAAAGACTATCCAGAATCGAGATACGCAACAATTCTTAGCAATCCAGAGTTAGCTTCGGCTAAAGATGAAAATAGCCCGGAAAGTTTATACGAAGGACTTTATGCAAAGCATGAAAATCAGGAATATGCAGAAGTGATTGCAAAGTGCGAAGAATATATTAAGTTATATGATGGCGAACCCATGGTGCCTAAGTTCGAGCTTTTAAAAGCTACTGCAACAGGAAGGTTATATGGCTATGAAGCTTACAAAGAAGCCATTAATTACATAGCGGTTACTTATGCCAATACAGACGAGGGGCTTCAAGCTCAAAATATCGAAACTAAAGTATTGCCAAAGTTGGCTAATTCAGATTTTATAGACGAAACGGCAAATATTACTGCACATTATAAGGTCATTTTTAAGTTTGATAGTTCTAAAACAGAAAAGATACAGTCGTTTAGAAAAACTTTAGATGAGGTTCTGAGTACCATAGGATACTATGAGTTACATTCGTCGGTGGATGTGTATAATGAGAATATATCTTTTGTTATAGTGCATGGTTTAAAAAATGGCCAAGTCGCCAAGACCTTTGAACAGTTACTGACTAAAGAGAATAAAAAGAAAATCAGGGAACCGTATTTTGCCATGGCTTCGGCAAATTATCAAATTATTCAAATTCATAAGAACCTAGATGCTTTTTTAAGCGTATATAACAATTAATAGCACATTATGTTTTCCGAAAATAAAAAAAATAAAATGGTAGAAAACACATCGAGTCAAAATATTATTGCTCAAGGCACTACTATCGTTGGGGACTTCTCTAGTCAAGGTGATTTTAGAATAGATGGTACAATAGAAGGTAATGTAAAAACCAGTGGCAAAGTAGTCGTTGGTAAATCGGGTTTAATTAAAGGTACCCTAGAAGGAACTGATGCTTATTTTGAAGGCGCTTTTTCTGGGAAGTTATCATTATCCGGAACATTAACTCTAAAGTCTTCTGCACAAATAGATGGCGATGTTGAAGTTGGTAAACTTGCCGTAGAACCCGGAGCAACTTTTAATGTAACTTGCGTTATGAAAGGAACTGTTAAAGAAATAAATAACAGTGGGCAAACAAGAAGACAACAAACCGAAAAAACAGCTTAACCCTTACCTTAGGTTTACATCTGTAGCTTTTCAAATGGGTATAACCATTTATTTGGGCAACCTGTTGGGTAAATGGCTAGACTCTAAATACGACAAAACCTTTTGGGAGTCTACGGTAACCTTGTTTGCTGTTTTTTTGGCCATGTACCAAGTAATTTCTCAAGTATTAAAAATATCTAAAGACAAATGAGCAAAACATTATTAATCTACTTAATAGTGTTTGTAACACTTTTTTTTTCAGCTAATTACCTTCATCAATATATATTGGACGGGAGTTCATCTGTAATCAGGTTTGACTTAAAGCCCGTTTATATCTTTTTTTCACTGTTTTCGTTATTTATATGTGTCGTTTTTCAGTTTTTAAGACTGGTAAAAAAGGCTAAAGACCAATTAGGGTTCATTTATTTAGGAACTTTGGTTTTGAAGATGATTTTTTTCTCAATTGTTTTTAAAAAAGAGGTGCTTGATTTACCCGATTTAACAAAGATTGAAAGCATAAATTTGTTAATCCCTCTATTTATTTTTCTGTTTGTTGAAGTGTATTTTATTGCTAAAATTTTACAACAGAAAAAGTAGATTGCATTAAAGCAAAAAAAATAGTTGTTTTTTCATTTATTTACGTACTTTTGCGCAGAATTTAGAAAGCGTAATTTTACAATGAAGATTGCTTATAAATCTAATCTAATCGCTACAATTGTACTTGTAGCCCTATTTACAGTTAATTGTTTTGCTCTAGGAGAAGACAAAAAACACGATTCTCAAGACGATGGAGGTCAGGTAGACACCAAAGAAGAAGTAGAAGCCTACATTCTTCATCACCTCAAAGACTCCCATGATTTTCACTTGTTTTCATACACAGATTCACATGGCGAAAGAAAGCATGTTGGTTTTCCTTTACCGGTAATCCTATGGACAAGCAATGGATTAACGTCTTTTATGTCTTCAGAGTTTCATCACAATGATGATGGTCATGTTCTTGTTGAAAAGAATGGTGTGAAATTGGCTAAGATTCACGGTAAAATATTTGAGCTTGATAACGGCGCATCTGCATTAAGTTTTGATGACCACCATCACGCTACTAACGCACATAAAGTTTTTGACTTATCAATCACTAAAAGTGTAGTTGGTATTTTACTAATAGGTTTATTAATGTTCTTAGGGTTCTCTTCTTTGGCTAGACAGTACAAATCAAAAAAGATTCCTACTGGTTTTGGTCGTGTTTTAGAGCCATTAGTAATTTATGTAAGAGACGAAATTGCCAAACCAAATATTGGTGAAAAAAAATATAGAGCATTTACAGGGTACTTATTAACTGTATTCTTCTTCATATGGATATTAAACCTTATGGGTTTAACACCACTTGGGTTTAATGTTACTGGACAGTTAGCTGTAACAGCTTGCTTGGCCATCT
This genomic interval carries:
- a CDS encoding tetratricopeptide repeat protein — encoded protein: MRTSFRVILVVLFSTFLIVSCSRKKDNFVSRNFHAVTAEFNPLYNGYNALEQGRENLNQSYFDDYWNVLPIERMQISDEIVLPGQSKNENFTRAEEKAVKAIQKHSMNIKGKEKNPQMDEAYLLLGKARYFDQRFIPALEAFNYILYKYPASDKINQAKIWKEKTNIRLDNNELAIKNLKRLLFRENLVNQDLADASSMLAQAYINTKSIDSAITQLKIAETATRSNDERGRYGFILGQLYNELGFKDSANMAFDRVIDLNRKTPRIYMITAHLEKVKNFDYDNGDKWAVLELLSDLEKNRENRPFLDKIYHEIGGFHLKNKSDSLATLYFNKSLREKSLDKTLNARNYEILGDMNFDKSVYREAGLYYDSTMTSLVLNSKPYRIIKRKRDNLEDVIYYEGVAQVNDSILHLVNMPDEQRITHFEAFIEKLKAKAEVEKKEQKRQEALKRNSGLVTVNNNLWRPNTPGGLPGQAAVFYFYNPTTVAFGKNEFVKIWGDRPLEENWRWSSRSASSGTNISAGSDVLATATDDELYDPQFYISKIPSEEKEIDSISKERNYAYYQLGLIYKEKFKEFVLAKDKFQDLLKSNPEERLVLPTKYNLYKIYEALGQNGEAAIAKEGIIKDYPESRYATILSNPELASAKDENSPESLYEGLYAKHENQEYAEVIAKCEEYIKLYDGEPMVPKFELLKATATGRLYGYEAYKEAINYIAVTYANTDEGLQAQNIETKVLPKLANSDFIDETANITAHYKVIFKFDSSKTEKIQSFRKTLDEVLSTIGYYELHSSVDVYNENISFVIVHGLKNGQVAKTFEQLLTKENKKKIREPYFAMASANYQIIQIHKNLDAFLSVYNN
- a CDS encoding DUF6168 family protein translates to MSKTLLIYLIVFVTLFFSANYLHQYILDGSSSVIRFDLKPVYIFFSLFSLFICVVFQFLRLVKKAKDQLGFIYLGTLVLKMIFFSIVFKKEVLDLPDLTKIESINLLIPLFIFLFVEVYFIAKILQQKK
- a CDS encoding AtpZ/AtpI family protein, with protein sequence MGKQEDNKPKKQLNPYLRFTSVAFQMGITIYLGNLLGKWLDSKYDKTFWESTVTLFAVFLAMYQVISQVLKISKDK
- the atpB gene encoding F0F1 ATP synthase subunit A; translation: MKIAYKSNLIATIVLVALFTVNCFALGEDKKHDSQDDGGQVDTKEEVEAYILHHLKDSHDFHLFSYTDSHGERKHVGFPLPVILWTSNGLTSFMSSEFHHNDDGHVLVEKNGVKLAKIHGKIFELDNGASALSFDDHHHATNAHKVFDLSITKSVVGILLIGLLMFLGFSSLARQYKSKKIPTGFGRVLEPLVIYVRDEIAKPNIGEKKYRAFTGYLLTVFFFIWILNLMGLTPLGFNVTGQLAVTACLAIFTLIIYTFKGNKEYWGHVLWMPGVPLFVKPVLALIELAGHFLIKPFSLLVRLFANISAGHIVVMSLIAIMFTLKSELTVGGATALSLVLSFFITLIEVLVAFLQAYIFTMLSALFIGMAVAEHDHH
- a CDS encoding polymer-forming cytoskeletal protein: MFSENKKNKMVENTSSQNIIAQGTTIVGDFSSQGDFRIDGTIEGNVKTSGKVVVGKSGLIKGTLEGTDAYFEGAFSGKLSLSGTLTLKSSAQIDGDVEVGKLAVEPGATFNVTCVMKGTVKEINNSGQTRRQQTEKTA
- a CDS encoding ABC transporter ATP-binding protein, with translation MITTSNLSKKYKSKEVLKIETLDIPKGQSFGLVGNNGAGKTTYFSLLLDLIQPTTGNIVNNDIKVNESEDWKPFTSAFIDESFLIGYLTPEEYFYFIGELRGQNKADVDKLVSQFEDFFHGEILNQKKYLRDLSKGNQKKAGIVAALIGNPEVIILDEPFANLDPTTQIRLKGIIKDLAETKGVTVLISSHDLMHVTDVCERIVVLEKGEVVKDLVTSKATLKELEAHFAG